Within the Balnearium lithotrophicum genome, the region TAAAGGAATACATTCCTGAAGCCAAACTTCAGAGGTTAAAGAGAACAATAAAGATTTGGTATGAAAGGCTCTTTTCCGGAAGGTACGACTCTGAGTATCTTCTGTATCTCTTGAGAATTGCGAAGGTTCATGTTGAGGAAGGTATTCCTCCTCACTACATAATCGTTGCAATGAACTTCGTTAGTCGTTTCTGTAGCCGCCGCATAGCAAACTTTTTCTCCGAAAAGGCAAAGGTCTTCTTTGAGGACTACAGGAGAGAGCAGGAGAAGGTCTGTGACCCTTCAAAGGCTGAGATTGTAGAGGGATTTATTCTTGAGGAAGTCTTTGAGAGGATGGAGGACCTAAACAGGTCCTTGAGGAAGATTCTTGCCTTAAACGAGGACGTTTTAGTCTCCTACTACGTTGATGCAGAGCTCCGAACCTTCTTTGAGGCCGGAAAAGTAGAGAGGGCTGCAATTAAGTTCAGCAAGAAGTTTGCAGTTTTTATGGATATAGCAATTCTTATAGGTTTAATGTTCCTTGCAGTTTTCGTTATCGCGCTCTTTGGAATGGATATCTACCACTTCTTCCACGGAGACCTTGCTCACAGCTTAATTGCTGCAATGGGCGACCTCCTTATCCTCTGGACCGTTTTGGAGCTCCTCAACAGCGAGATAAAGTTCATGTTGGGTGGGGAACTTGCCGTTTCTGCATTTGTCAGCGTTGCACTGGCGGCAACAATAAGGGAAGCCCTTGTTGTTTCGTTGGAGCACGGTAAACCTATAGAGTTCAAACTGGGAATTGGAGCCTTAATTCTCATCTTGGGTATTGTTTACGGGATAGTTAAGTGGTTTGAAATAAAGAGAAAAAAGAAGTTGGGAGAGTAGGAAATGGTAAAGCTTGCCGTTGCAGGTGCTAAGGGTAGGATGGGTTCATTAATAGCAAATTTAGCCCTTCAGGAGAGTGATTTTAAGCTTGTAGGGGTTACGGAAAAACCCGACTCTGAGTTCATAGGGAGCGAATTTTCAAGAGGGGTTAAATTCTACAGTTCTTTAAGGGAGTTTGAGGAAAGGCCGGATGTTCTCATTGACTTTACTACTCCTAATGCGACCTTAAAAAACATTGAAGATGCAAAAACTTTGGGGGTTTCCCTTGTAATAGGAACTACGGGATTTTCTGAAGAGGAAAAAAGGATAATAGAGGAAGCCTCCAAGGTTATTCCGATAGTTTTCTCTCCCAACATGAGTTTAGGGGTAAACATTTTATTTAAGATAGTTGGAGAAGTTACAAGAGCTTTAAAGGATAAGGGTTACGACGTAGAGATTTTTGAAATTCACCACAGGTTCAAAAAGGATGCCCCTTCTGGAACTGCAGTGAGGCTGGCAGAGATAGTTGCAGAAAATTTAGGTAAAAATTTGGAGGATGTAGCCGTTTATGGAAGGAAAGGACTCGTAGGGGAGAGAAAGCCCGATGAGATTGGAATTCTCTCCTCAAGAATGGGGGACGTTGTGGGAGACCATACAGTATTCTTTGGAACGTTGGGAGAGAGATTAGAGCTCACCCACAGGGCAACGAGCAGGGAGACCTTTGCTAGGGGAGCTCTAATTGCCGCTAAGTGGGTCTTTGATAAGAAACCCGGACTCTACACAATGTTTGACGTTTTGGAGATTTGATGAAAGAAGCCTTAAAAGAAGAGATTGGAGTTTGTAAGGAAAATTTAAAAGCTGTTATCTATTTATTTGTTCTTGATTTAACGGCAACAGTTACAAGGGCTGTAAAAGTTGACGTTTTTGATGTTTGGGTTCTCGGAGGAATATTAGGTCTTTTAGCAATCTCACTCGTTTATATTCTTAATCTGGAGAAAGATTTTAAGATTATTAAAGCTATTGAAAGAGGCAGAAAATGGTTGAAATTCTTTTTGTTTTATTCTTAATGTCGATAGTTCTTGGGCTGTTTCTCTATATGCTTAAAACAAGTCCTACTAAATGACAAAAATTTTTTTGAGGAGAAAATGTATGTTTGAGGTAATTCCTGCAGTTGATATAAAAGGTGGAAAGTGTGTGAGGCTCTATCAGGGAAGGGCAGATAGGGAGAAGGTCTACTTTGAAAACCCCGTTGAGGTTGCAAAAAGGTGGGAAAATTTAGGAGCTCGTAGAGTCCACGTAGTTGACCTCGACGGTGCATTTGAGGGCATTCCTAAGAACCTGCCAATAGTTAGAGAAATAGTAGAGGAGCTCTCCATTCCCGTTCAGTTTGGAGGAGGGGTAAGGACTTTAAAAGCCCTTGAGGAGCTGTTTAAAGCCGGAGTTGACAGAGTGGTTGTTGGAACGGTTGCCGTTGAAAATCCAGAGCTCTTTAAAGAAATGGTTAAAGAGTTCCCAAACAAAGTTGTTGTTGGGATAGATGCAAAGAACGGTATTGCAACGACAAAGGGCTGGGTAGAGCTTTCCGGAATTCCTGCAGTTGAACTTGCAAAAAGGGTTGATGATGAAAACATTTGGGGATTTGTGTATACCGACATATCAAGGGACGGAACTCTAACGAGTCCAAACTTTGAGGAAGTAGAGAAGTTTGCATCGTCGGTTACTCACCCAGTTATAGCATCGGGCGGAGTTTCAAAATTAGAGGATTTAGTTAAACTTTCCAAAATTAAAAATGTTTTTGGTGCAATTGTTGGAAGGGCTCTCTACGAGGGAACTGTTGACCTAAAGGAAGCCCTTGAGGTTTTAAGTGGAGCTTAACCTCGATAGAGCTCTAAAGGAGATAGAAAACAACAAGTACTTTAAAGTATTAGAAAGGGAAAACTTAACGAAGGTATCCTATAGGTACAATGCCCCTTTTGTCTTTGATTCTCCTTTAAAGAGAGAACTGAGGGGAATTACTTTTGATAGGAAAACGGGAAGTGTAGTTTCCCGTCCTTTCCATAAATTTTTCAATTTAAACGAGGTTGAAGAGACAAAGGAAGAGAGATTAAGGGGAGAGTATATTTTTAGAGAAAAACTTGATGGAACGATGCTCCATCCTGTTTTAATAAACAACAAAGTAAAGCTTTTAACCCAAAAGGGTTTCTCCAATCCTTACACCGAAAAGGGAGAGGAACTTTTAAAAAAGAACGATAACTTACTGAACTTTACTAAGGAGCTACTAAACAAAGGATTTACTCCGATTTTTGAGCTTATCTCTCCCGAGTTTCAACTTGTAATTCCGTACGATAAGGATGAGCTTTTCCTAACAGAAATTAGAGAAAACAAATCAGGTAGATACTATCTCGAAGAGTGGGAAAATGAAATTAAAGAGAGAGGAATAAAGATTCCTCGTAAATTTTACGGGAGACTTAAGGATTTACTTAAGCTAATTGAGAATAGAGAAAGTATAGAGGGATTTGTTTTAAAGGATTTCTCTAAGAAAGAGCCTTTTCCCCTTTTTGTTAAGGTCAAATCTCCTTGGTACGTAGAGCATCACTACGCTTTTACGTACCTTAATAACATTCCAGACCATAAATTTTTTAACATATTCCTTCAGGGAAGAGTTGACGACATTTTCTCAAGAGTAACTAATGAAAATTTAGTAAGAGAAAAGGAAGAAAGGTTAAAAAAACTAACAAACCTTTACACTGATTTACTGAGTTTGGTAGAAAAATTATCTGAGGTTTATGGTTCTTCTAAATTTGACGAGGTATTTGAAAGAGAAGTTAAGAAGCTGAGGAAAAAATATGGAAGGGATTTTAGTAAGTTAAAAATTCAAGAAAATTATCTAAAGGAAGCTGTCAGAATAGCAAAGACCGGCGGGAAGTACGAGTCCTATTTAGGAACGAAGTTCTACACAATGTTGAAAACAAAAGAAATAGAATTGTTAAAATAGTTTGGTATAAAAATAGAAAGAGGTTAACTATGAGGTTTAAAGTTTCCGTTCCAGCCTCCACAAGTAACTTAGGACCTGGGTTTGATGCATTAGGACTTGCCTTGAGCCTTTACAATGAATTTCTGTTTGAGCCGTCAGACTTTTACTCTGTAGAGATTGAGGGAGAGGGAAAGGAGGAGCTCCCCAAGGATGAAAGCAACCTCTTCTTAAAAACTTACAGAAGTACAATGGAGTACTTAGGTCTAAACCAACCCATAAAGGTTAAACTTATAAACAGAATTCCCTTAGGAAGAGGACTTGGAAGTTCTGCAACGGCAATTGTAGGGGGAATACTTGCCGCTGAGAGAATTTCCGGAAAGAAACTCTCCCTTCCAGAGGTCATTGATATTGCCTTTAAGTTTGAACCACACCCTGACAACGTTCTACCTGCATACACCGGTGGATTTGTTGTAGCCGCAACGAACGGAGACCTCCACTACATAAAACTTGACTGGCCTGACGATTTGAAGGTTGTAATTGTTGTTCCTGAACTCTTCCTCTCCACAGAGGATTCCCGCTCTGTTCTTCCAGAGAGCTATCCTAAGAAGGACGTTATTTTTAACATCCAAAGGGTTGCTCTACTTTTAGGAGCCCTCCAAAAGAGGGACTACGGGCTTTTAAAGGAGGCAGTTAAGGATAGAATCCACCAACCTTACAGGTGTGACCTCATTCCTTCCTTCTGGGAGGTTGTTTCAGAAGGGTACAAAGCCGGAGCTTATGCAGTTTACCTGTCCGGCGCCGGAAGCTGTATTGGAGCTCTCGCAGACGGTAACTTTGACGAGATAGGAAGGGCGATGTGTAACGTTTTTGACGCTCTCGGAATAGAATCGAGGTACCTCGTTTTAGATGTTGACAGAGACGGGGCAAAGATAGAGGAGCTCTAACCTATTCTTTCAACTGCCCTTAGTTTTGCACTCCTTGAGGCCGGATTTTCCCTTACCTCCTCCTCCGTTGGCTGGACCGGCTTCTTCGTAACTACCTTAAAGTTCTCCAAGTTCTTCAGTATATTTTTAACGAGCCTGTCCTCCAAGGAGTGAAACGTGATTACAACTATTCTCCCACCAGTTTTTACAAACTCTGCTGCCTCAGGAATTCCCCTCTCAATTTCCTCAAACTCCCTGTTTACGTAAATCCTTATTGCCTGAAAAGTCTTTACTGCAGGGTGCTTTTTCCTTCCTGCCCAGAGCTTTTTAGGAATAACAGATTCAACAATCTCTGCAAGCTCCTTTGTTGTTTCTATCTCCTTCTTCTTTCTCCTCCTCACAATCTCCCTTGCAATCTTCCTTGCAAACCTCTCCTCTCCGTACTTGAAAATTATCTCTGAGAGTTCCCTCTCTGAAAGCTTATTCACAACGTCCTTTGCCGTTAGCTTCTGTCTTCTGTCCATCCTCATATCCAAGGGCTGTTCCTTCCAAACTGTAAATCCCCTCTCTCCCCTTAGGTGAAAGTGTGAAACTCCCAGGTCGAAGAGAATGCCATCAACTCTATCTATTCCCTCCTCTTCTAACACCTTTCCAATTTGAGAAAAGTTTGCATGGTATATTGAAACTCTATCTCCAAACGATTCCAACCTCTTTAGAGCTCTCTCAATTGCCTCCTCATCCCTGTCAATTCCAATAACCCTGTTTTTAGGATTTGCCCTTAAAATTGCCTCTGTATGCCCTCCTCCTCCCAACGTGGCATCAACAAAAATTCCTCCTTTATCGGCCTTTAGGTAACCTAAGGACTCTTTCAGCAAAACTGGTGGATGGTAAATCTCTCCCTTCATTTTATCCTCTAAGTATGGTTAATTGATAAAATTAAATTTATTAATAAACTTATAGTAGGAGCTAATTATGAATAGAAGAGATATTTTAAAACTCCTTTTTGGTTCACTATTTTCATTCGTCGTTCCTGTTTATTCGGAAGCAGAAATAGTTAAAGAGGATAAGTTTGTTACGTTCTGCAACCTTGCCATATCCCACGAATACGGAGCTATTTGTCAGTATATAAACCACAGTGGCATAATTCAAGATAAAAGTGTGAAAAAAATTCTTGAGATGAATATGATGGATGAGATTCTACACGCAAGAAGTTTAACTGAAATACTCGTTAAAGAGGGAGCTACTCCAACTGTAGCAATTTGGCCCCCACAGACGGGACTTCAATTTGAAAAATTGATAGAGGAAGACATTAATGGAGAAAATCAGGCCATAAAGCTTTATTCAACGATTTTAGATTTAAAGGAGTCCTCAAAGTGGAGGGATTCCATTTACTCGTTTTTAAAGAGAGAAGAGCTCCACCGTTCTCGCCTCGTGGGGATTTTGAATGCTAAAAAGACTAATAAGTAGTACTTATGGAAAATTGCTCATCACATCTGCTTTCCTATTTCTTGGTGCACTAATTCTTGTCTATTTTGGTATAAAAAACTACTTAAGTGAGGGGTTAGAAAAGAAGTTTAAAGAGAGATGTCAACTTGAAACGAAGCTTCTTGCTTCTTATTCATGGGAATTGATAAAAAACTATGAATATACTCAACTCTATAAAGTTTTAGAGGATACTGTTAGACAGGATAGAAATTTATCCTGTTTAGGAATTTATGAGTACGGATTTCCTTTAGTTTCAGTTGGAAACTGCAAGAATAAAGAGATTTGTAAAAATTCCCTTTTGAATGAGCCATGTTACTATAAGGTTACCTATGAATTTAACACAACTCCCGTTCTGGAGTTTTCAGCTTACTTTAGCACCCAAGAGATTATAAATTTAATTGCAGAAATAAGAAAGTTTGTGATTGTTCTCTTTTTAGCTGTATTTTCATCAATGTTATCAATATTGTTTTACGTTTACTTCAAAATAAACAAAAGAGTATCAGAAATCGTTACTGCGATTAAAGGATGGAATGAAGGAAAACTTAAAACTTTAAAGCAAAAAAGTTGGCTTGAATCAGGTAATGAATTTGCTGATATTATCAAGTCCGTTCTTGAAATGTATAGTAACTTGGAAAAAGGAAGGGAGATAGATAATAAGCTTCTCCTATTTTCTAAAGAACTTTTAAACTCCATTGTAGATTCGGATAATCTGGATGAATTCTTAGGTAGAACTTATGCCACGCTAAAAAAGTTCTTTAATATAGATGCTGTCTTAGAATATTTATCCGAAGAAAGAAAAGTTAAAATCGAAATAAGAGATTCTGCAGATGTTCCAGAAAATATTCTAAAAACCATTTTAAACATGGTTCATCAAGGAATTTCTGTATTAGAAAAGAAGAAGGAACTTGAAGACCTTCTGATGGGGGCAGTTAGAGCTCTTGCCAATGCAGTTGATGCAATGTCTCCGTGGACGAGAGGACACAGTGAAAGGGTTGCGGAAATTTCAGTTATTTTAGGAAGAAAACTGGGACTTGATAAAAAGGATTTGAGATTGTTGGAGATTGGAGCTCTACTCCACGACATTGGAAAGTTAGGAGTTCCTCAAAGCATAATAGATAAGCCAGGAAAGTTGACAGAGGAGGAATTTGAAATAGTAAAGAAACATCCTGAAATAGGATATAAAATACTTGAACCTATACAAGAGCTCTCAGATGTCTTACCAATTGTTCTCTATCACCATGAAAGGTGCAACGGCTCCGGATATCCTAAAGGATTAAAGTGTAATGAAATCCCCCTTTTAGCAAAGATTGTTGCAGTTGCCGATGTTGTTGAAGCAATGACTGCTGAAAGACCTTACAAAAAATCCCATTCTCTCGACTATGTGATAAACTACATTTTGGAAAACTCAGGTGAGGATAAACTGTTCGATGAAAGGGTTGTTAGAGCTCTCTGCGAGTCGAAAGAAGAGATAAGAAAAATACTAAGTGAACCTACTGAACAATAATGGTGCAGTTTTAAATCCCTACTGTTCAACTCCAGCTATTTCTAAGAAACTTTTCTTTAAGTTTCCCTTTTTGTTTTAAATCCTTTGTTTTAAGACCTCTATTTAAAACCCCACTTTTTGGCACGTTCTTTGCTAAATAAGTATCCAAAAATGGTTTAAAGGAGGTTGGAATGAAAAAGATAGAGGCAATCATCAAGCCGTTTAAGCTTGATGAGGTAAAGGAGGCCTTAACAGAAATTGGAATCTCTGGAATGACCGTTTCGGAAGTGAAGGGATTTGGAAGACAAAAGGGACACACAGAACTCTACAGGGGAGCTGAGTACGTTATTGACCTAATCCCGAAGATAAAGCTGGAAATTGTAGTATCGGAGAACTTGGTTGAAAAGGCTTTAGACGTGATTGTTAACTCGGCAAGGACCGGGAAAATCGGGGACGGGAAGATTTTCGTAATTCCCGTTGAAGATGCAGTGAGAATAAGGACGGGAGAAAGAGGGGATGAAGCTCTTTAAAAATACTTTCAGGGAGGTTTTGATGAGAAAGTTACTGGGAGCTCTGCCGTTAGCCCTAATGCCAGCAGCAGCGTTTGCAGGTAAAGCTCCAAAGCTGGACAGTGGAGATACTGCTTGGATGCTGGTTTCAACAGCCCTTGTAATGCTAATGACACCGGCAGGTCTTGCACTCTTTTACGGAGGAATGTCGAGGAGCAAGAACATACTAAACACCATAGGAATGAGTTTTCTTGCCTACTGTGTAGCAACTGTCGTTTGGGTTCTCTGGGGATACACGTTGGCCTTTGGACCAGACGTTGGAGGATTCATAGGAGGATTACAGAAAATATTCATGCACGGCATAGGAACAGACACTCTAAGCGGAAAGATTCCGGAGTTTGTCTTTGCAGCATTTCAGGGAACGTTCGCAGCAATAACTGTTGCCCTTGCAAGTGGTGCTGTAATTGAGAGAATGAAGTTTTCAACCTGGTTAATCTTTTCACTCATTTGGGTTACGGTGGTTTACGCTCCAATAGCCCACTGGGTTTGGGGTGGTGGATTCTTAGGAAATGATGGAGCCCTAGACTTTGCCGGTGGAACTGTTGTTCACATAAATGCAGGTATTGCAGGATTGGTTCTTGCTTTACTTCTTGGAAAGAGGAAAGGCTACGGGAAAACGGCATTTTTTCCATCTTCTGTCGTTCTGACCGTTTTAGGCGCAGCGCTACTTTGGTTCGGATGGTTCGGATTTAATGCAGGTTCCGAGCTTGCTGCAGACGGGGTTGCCGGTTCTGCATTCTTAGTAACAAACGTTGCCGCATCAATGGCAGCAATTTCGTGGATGGTTACAGAGTGGATTTTTGCAAGGAAACCCACCCTACTTGGTGCTGCATCCGGTGCAGTTGCAGGATTAGTTGCAATTACTCCTGCCGCAGGTTTTGTTGATGTCTTTGGAGCACTCGTAATAGGACTCGTTGCAGGAATTTTGGGATGGTTCGGAGTTTTTGTTTTAAAGAAGAAGTTGGGATACGACGACTCTCTTGATGCCTTTGGAGTTCACGGTTTAAACGGAATATGGGGAGCTATTGCAACTGGAATCTTTGCAGTTAAGGCTATAGGTGGAACTCCCGGTGTCCTCGAAGGGAATCTTCCTCAGCTCTGGATTCAGCTAAAAGCAGTTATCGTAACAATAGTCTACTCCAGTGTAATGACTGTAGTTGTCTACTTTGTTTCATCAATCCTTACAGGTGGTGCAAGAGTTCCTGAAGAATACGAAGTTGAAGGGCTTGACTCTGCAATCCACGGAGAAAAGGGCTTTAAGCTGTAAAAATTGGGAGGGGGAGACCCTCCTATTTAAAAACAGAAGAGGAAAAGGAGAAAAAACGATGAAGCGCGCACTTATAATTCTAACATTAGTACTTTCTACGGTACCGGCAGTTTCAAAGGCAGGAGAGATTAAGGTAAACCTGCCAGAAGTAAAGTTGAGCGGTGGAATTTCTACAACAGGCTTCAACGAGTCAAGGGCAGAGAGTTATGGGAGCTCCACAAACAACATAAAGTTGACAGATGCTGTTTTAGAGCTCTCAGGAGGAGATAAGTTTGGAGGTTTTGACATTGCCTTAGGTTCAATTTTAGAACCTACAGTTTTAGGCAGTGTAAACAACGACAACGTTGCCATTGTAGGAGACCACTATGGAATTCTATGGGGATACGTCTCTGCCCTACCCTTAAAGGGACTTGAGATTGATGCCGGTGTTTTAACGACAAACGTAGGTTACGAGCTTGCTGCAACCTATCTAAATCCAAACATTACGTACGGTTTAGTGTGGAACTCCCAGCCCTTTATCTACAAAGGTGCAAGAGCTACATACAATCTCACAGACAACATTCAGGTATACGCCGAGTACGATAGGGGAGACGAGTTAAACGGAAATAGTAAGGACCATGCCTTTGCAGTGGGAAGTATTGGAACGGTTAAGGATGTTAGCTATAAGTTAACCTATTTCGACTATGAAAACTATAAAAACCTCATAGACTTCACTTTAGGCTATAAGATTAAGAACGTTCAACTTGCACTAAATGGAGACTACCAGTGGCTTGACGAGGACAGTAGTAAGAAAGGTTATGGAGTTGTGCTCTATATTATTCCCGAATTCAGAAAAATCTCTATTCCCTTAAGAGCCGAGTATGTAAAGGACAAGGACAATTCGGGAATCTACGGGTTTAACAACAAAGGAACCTATTCCCTTACAATTACTCCAACCTACAAACTCTCCGACGACACAACGGTTAGAGCTGAATACTCCTACGTTAAGAGTAATGACGATAATGCCTTTAACGGCTCAGACCACAAAGGTATAGCTTCTGTTCAACTCTCTTTCACCTTTTAGGACACCTCCCTCTTCTTCTCTCCCCCCTTTCTTAGGAAGGGGGGACACATTTAAAGAATAAGGGGTTTTGCTAAAATCTCACTTATGGAACAGTTAACAAAAAAATATCCTTGGGTAAAAAGAAAAAAGGCCTACTGGGTCTGGCTTCATACTGTTGCTCGTCTTTTAGGTTTTTTATGCAGACTAAGAGTTATCGGTAGGGAGAACATTCCGGACAGAGGACCAGTTCTTCTAATGGCAAACCACAGAAGCTACCTTGACCCACCACTTGTTGCGTATGCAGTGATGAAGAGACCTGTTTTCTTTATGGCAAAATCGGAACTCTTTGAAATGCCTGTTCTCTCAACGTTGATAAAACACTGGGGAAATGCATTCCCCGTAAAGAGGGGAAGGGCAGATTTAACAGCCCTTAAAACAGCCTTAGAGGTTTTAGGAAAAGGGGAATTGGTTTGTATTTTTCCGGAAGGACAGAGAGCTCCAGCCGGCAGGTTTGTTAGACCAAAGTGGGGAGCAGGAATGGTTGCTTTAAAGTCGGGAGTTCCAGTTGTTCCATGTTTAATAGAGGGAAGTGAGGCTCTGATAGGTAAGGAAAAACTCATAGGAGGAGTACCGAGAGTTACTATTGCATTTGGTAAGCCCTTTCAATTAGATTTAGAGGATAGAAAGGACAATTATCAAAAGGCTGCCGATTTTATAATGGAGAAAATAAAGGAGCTAAAGGGTGAAGATAAAAGTAGCTAAGAGTGCAGGTTTCTGCTGGGGAGTTAAGAGAGCCGTAAATATGGCAGTTGACTCTGTCAAAAAGGCAGGAGGAAGAGCTCTCTGCTTAGGGGAACTCATTCACAACAAAAGGGAGATAGAGAGGTTAAAAAATTTGGGAATGGTCTTTATTGAGGATATGAACGATTTGAGAAAAGGGGACACAGTTGTAATCAGGTCTCACGGTGTTTCTCCAAAAGTTCTTGAGTTTCTAAAAAGAAAGGGAGTTGAAATCGTAGATGCAACCTGTCCCTTTGTTAAGGACGTTCACGAAAAGGCAATAAAGTTGGAAGAGGAGGGATATCCCGTTCTAATCTTGGGTAATGCCCGCCACCCTGAGGTTATAGGAATTGCTGGACATGTAAAGAATCCAATGATAATTGGTAGTTTAGAGGAGATAAAAAAACTTCCTCTTATGAAAAAGTTGGGTGTTGTATGCCAGACAACCTTAAATCTCTCCTTTTTTAAGGAGGCAGTTTCTATTCTGTCTTTAAAGGTGAAAGATTTGAAAGTTTACAATACAATCTGCAGTGCAACTTCCGTAAGACAGAAGGAAACGTTAAAGCTTGCTAAAGAAGTTGATGTTATGTTTGTTATCGGTGGGAAGAATAGTTCGAATACAACAAAACTCTACCAGATAGCGAAGGAGGTTAATCCAAGAACTTACCA harbors:
- a CDS encoding outer membrane beta-barrel protein; protein product: MKRALIILTLVLSTVPAVSKAGEIKVNLPEVKLSGGISTTGFNESRAESYGSSTNNIKLTDAVLELSGGDKFGGFDIALGSILEPTVLGSVNNDNVAIVGDHYGILWGYVSALPLKGLEIDAGVLTTNVGYELAATYLNPNITYGLVWNSQPFIYKGARATYNLTDNIQVYAEYDRGDELNGNSKDHAFAVGSIGTVKDVSYKLTYFDYENYKNLIDFTLGYKIKNVQLALNGDYQWLDEDSSKKGYGVVLYIIPEFRKISIPLRAEYVKDKDNSGIYGFNNKGTYSLTITPTYKLSDDTTVRAEYSYVKSNDDNAFNGSDHKGIASVQLSFTF
- a CDS encoding lysophospholipid acyltransferase family protein, with the translated sequence MEQLTKKYPWVKRKKAYWVWLHTVARLLGFLCRLRVIGRENIPDRGPVLLMANHRSYLDPPLVAYAVMKRPVFFMAKSELFEMPVLSTLIKHWGNAFPVKRGRADLTALKTALEVLGKGELVCIFPEGQRAPAGRFVRPKWGAGMVALKSGVPVVPCLIEGSEALIGKEKLIGGVPRVTIAFGKPFQLDLEDRKDNYQKAADFIMEKIKELKGEDKSS
- the ispH gene encoding 4-hydroxy-3-methylbut-2-enyl diphosphate reductase; protein product: MKIKVAKSAGFCWGVKRAVNMAVDSVKKAGGRALCLGELIHNKREIERLKNLGMVFIEDMNDLRKGDTVVIRSHGVSPKVLEFLKRKGVEIVDATCPFVKDVHEKAIKLEEEGYPVLILGNARHPEVIGIAGHVKNPMIIGSLEEIKKLPLMKKLGVVCQTTLNLSFFKEAVSILSLKVKDLKVYNTICSATSVRQKETLKLAKEVDVMFVIGGKNSSNTTKLYQIAKEVNPRTYHIESKDEIEPDWLENSETVGITAGASTPQWVIEEVVNHLLHLKKGGVLSGRGVCQTT